The DNA segment TCAATAAGTGATAGCCCGTAGCTCGAGTCTCTTGAAAGTGGTTCGTTATACAAGGCCAATGGCATCTTGGATGATTGACGCTTTTCTCTTGAATATTGAGATTTATgcttttcttgatttttcattgcattatttttttaggaaaaagaaattgatatcacaaattttcattttaaaccATTAAACActattaaactttaaattaaaagttgttaattaaatcatggatcaggggtattttggtaaataTGAGCATTGTTTTTTCCAATCCCCTAAATTAAATGAACCCTTAAAATTAGGTTTCTTCCTCTTGCATTTGCTTATCCTCAATACCCTTGGATTCAGTCGGGAGCGAGaccaaaaccctaatcaaTCGCAATGAAGTACAACCCTAGAGTCTCCAGCTCCCGCCGTAAGAGTCGCAAGGCTCACTTCTCAGCGCCGTCGAGCGTCCGGCGGGTTCTTATGAGTGCTCCCCTCTCCGGAGATCTGCGCTCCAAGTACAATGTCCGCTCGATGCCGATTCGCAAGGACGATGAAGTTCAGGTCTTGAGAGGAACCTACAAGGGCCGCGAAGGTAAGGTCGTACAGGTCTACCGTCGCAAGTGGATCATTCACATTGAGCGCATCACCAGAGAGAAGGTTAACGGCTCTACCGTTAACGTCGGAATCAATCCGTCGAAGGTTGTGATCACAAAGCTCAAGTTGGATAAGGACAGGAAGTCTCTGCTCGATCGTAAGGCTAAGGGCCGTGCTTCTGCAGATAAGGATAAGGGCACTAAATTCACCGCTGAGGATATTATGCAAAGTGTCGACTAATTATGATCtggtgaatttttttttaaactaatgtTAGATCTATGTTTTCTCTGTTTTGATTCGCTTTTAAACTTATGGTTTTGTTTAATATGATCCGGAAAGTTGAGACAATGTTTTACTGTTTTTGATGCTTTGAGTTCTTCCGTTTCTCTCGTTACCTggatttttggttatttttcaATGCAATATCATAAGATTCCGTTTGTTAATATCTCTGTTCTTGCCCTTTGAATGGAGAATTTGTATTTGCTATTGAGACTGATTTAATTTCTGGGCGACAGTGATTATTGTTGAAGAACATAAAGCGATTGTGAATTTAACTTGAACCTTAACCTTTTCGGTTTCTAATTGAAGAATTTAGTTTGTTGCTTTTACCATAATTTTTTCCCTTACTACTTTGAAGTGATTTCACTCCATACCTGCTGCAATGTGGACTCGTATCACTAGGAAATTGTGCTATGCTTATTAGGAGTTTACTTTATTATCTCATTCCTTTAGGAGGTGAACTACCATGCATTTTTGAATTCAGATTGATAATTTTCCTTGGAAATTAGATGAACTCTTAATTGCCTGCCCTTAACTGAAGTACCATTAATCAAAGTTATCCATGGACTTTGATTACTTCaagttttgtaattatccGTGAAGCATTATTCTTTTGGTTTGAGCCTTTCATGTATTAACAATAGTTAGTCGTTGTGGCTCCTTTCCTTGGGATCTTTTTAATACCCTTCTGAATTCTTTAGTGTTTCTGGTTGAAGTGAtgtttctcataaaaaaaattgacttcAATGAAACTATATGATAAGAGTCGCTCTCCCTGTAATCTCAGCAAGACTCGTATTAATTGTTACGGTTTATCTATATTGTATGAAAGTTAGTTTTtgttgtcttgttcttgtgaATGAATTCTGAACTGAAGTTCGattctttgttttcaaaacGTTGAAGTTTGTGAGATCTTAGAAGAATGCCCAAGTGagttttttctctctttaaaaagtttttggAGAGTTGTTCCACAGGGTATGGTTATATGTAGCTTGATTCTATGTTTGGTTTTGGCAGCTTGTTTATTACAGATTCAGAATGAATTTTGGTTGGAATGAGTTTGAAGTAGTAAATTGTGTGTTAACAGCATGaatttttctgaaaaaatctattatttagaaaggattttggttgaatttggTTTCCATATGGTTGAATTGGCTCCCAAGCCAAGTATCCATTCTCAAGCTTCCTTAGAACAGGTATTATTTAAAGTGCTCTCTTACATTCCCGTCATTACCCGCCTCAGATCAAACTTCTGTTTTGTTGTGTTCTTAAATCTGCATTTGCAGAACCAAATTACCCTCAGAAACTCAGAACTTAGGCTTGTGCGGCGGGGAGTTCGTGGTTAGGGGTTGCAGTTGGTCGCGTCGGTGTCGAACGGGTTGAGTAGCAAAGGTAGTCCCACGGTAAGCCGGGTTGGATTCTGGGTTTAAAAGGTAGAGAAATTTGCTCCAAATCTCATTCTGATATTAAAACCCCTTGGGCTGGTAAGCAAGTCAGTGTCATCAATCTATTGTTTTGATGGTCACCCTAACTATAGTTTTAGCTCCACGATCAGCTATCCAAATGATATTCAAATTATGGAAGGAATGAGGGCTTGAATGAACAGGTACATGAACAGCATCAttcattatataaaaaaaaatgaatttttggaAGCTACATCGAGTTAACCGTGTTCGAGACAAAATTGGTTCAAATTTGTGTATTCGAACTGAACATCTTAACCAAATTACTAAGTGAGTATTGAGAATGTACACATTGATTATAGAAACATGAATCTTATTGATTTGTGTGGGAATTTCGACAAGCTTTGTCAAggtaagtaaaaaaaatagggattgaaaagtaaaatatcTATACACATCCATAGTTTCTTTTCCTCACAAGCATATCTATACTTGATTAATAAGATCATTCTTGCGTACCTTTCATGTTACGCACAAATTCTCTTTGATACAATGTTGCCCAACATTAATTACATATGGTATGTGATTGTCAGCAAGGACCATGCGTATTTAAGGATGGGGTTACGTTTCTAGATTTGTCGAGGTGTTGAGCTTCATTGTACTGCTCTTTCCTTGATGCGCATCCTTGCATCTCACTACAAAACTCAAAAGGGAATGAGCTCGATTCTATAAAGGAAGGATGAGATcagtaaatgaaaatgaactGAAAACAGAAAATGGCATCTTTAGTTGATCGTCAATTTGGGGCATATCTATCCTGATCTTCCCAACTTCACTCCTATAGACTCAAGAGAGTAGGCCTTACTGAGGTAATTCAATAAGCTATTCAATAAGATCTTATATCAACTGTCACAATCGTGCTCTTATAGGACATTCATTCGAGTATGTGACACTCACTCTCACCCCTAAGTGAGTAAGCCAACTTGAAATGGTGTCACCTTCAGTCGGACGACGTATACCAAAGTCTCTGGCCTCGCTttaaaaagaaggttttagaaaaatgaggCAGAGAGacattttagaaagagagtttgaaagcaagatgaagagaaatgaagaaagtaatGTTATAGAGACAACACAACaacttaaataacatataactttGGGTAGAAAGAATTGCTACTAGTCGCATCTCCCTATAGTAtattctgaggcatttcagGTCTACTAGGCATAGACATGATTATGTCGAAACACCATACATttagaaaatacaataaataaactatACATCATGAAAGCAGTAGAGGAAAACAATAAAGTGATACAACACAAGGGTTTTGACATGCAACGGGCAGGCGACCATGGACAACatgtcttggacaagcataaCCATGACACATGACATCTCATCTAAGTGAGGGAATACATGAGGCCTGAGCATGACATCCtcctaaaaaaatatggtgtagggcatcccacctagaagatGAATTATGGGCCTCTTAGTGCATCATGTAGTAGGAGGTCATAAGTTACTTACGGAATAGtagagtggtacctagcaacTTGAAGGATCATGACTTTAGTGCATGGGGTGTGCAAGGCTTGGTACATGGTCCTACGGTATGTCTTCATGCATGGTAACTTGTATAACCCAAGGTTTGTAGGAAAACGTATATCACACCCTTATTCATAATATGTATATAACCCTAAAGTAAGTATGAACATGGTTATATTCAAGTCATAAATACCCATAATGTCATGTTAATGAGACCTAAAAGTTGCATGACCAATGGAATTACTCGAAGTCCTTGTAATCCAAGGTCTTCGTCAATAAGGGTAATATGGTCATTTAACACCTAAATTAAGGTTTGAGCTCCAAACATAGTCTAATAGTTATGATATTGTACCCGACCCTTAAAAGTCATAGTTTTAGATtatatataaagttttatGTCAATTGGAAATTATTTGGTCGTGAACTGTCAGTAAATTTCTTTAGgagcattatggtcattttataTCCTTTCTTGGTTTAGCTACGTAACCTTATCCCATGatcacaaaatttcatatatatccTTATTATGTCACGTGTCTAGCATTAACATTTCATAGACAGTGGAATTCATTTAATGggttattttataattacttGATTTCCAAACAAAACGCTTGGTTTAGGTCCTTCACTCATAGTTCTTGAATACTTAATTCTTCGTTAATCCTTTAAATCTTAACTTAAGGTTCATATCAAAATTCTAGCGATTtctaaagtattttttaagaaaagttcAGATTGGCTTCTTACCTCTTAGTCGATGTCCAAGACCTTTGTTATCGAGCTTTTGGTACCCGAATTATTCTAAATGTTCTTTGGTAGCTTCCTTGGAGAGACTAGTTTCTGGAACCATCAAGAATTTTATGAGAACCAATTTGAAAGAGGGTTAATTTGAGAAAAACCGAGAGGTCAGAATTTTGGCTGATGTAGGCAGTTCAAGCCAcgtcatcttcttcttccttagaAATGAAGAAGACGCGCACTCTTTATCACCGGTATTTGAAACTCAGCTCTTCAATCTATTATAGAGTGTTTCTTTCCTTGATTTCTTcgtgaaacttaaagatgagATTGCAAGGAAGGAATAGGAATCGATTTCATACCTTTTGATGAGTCATAACTCAAGTTATAATCTTTTAAAGTTCgtccaaaatcattttcaatacGAGCGCATATCCATGGCAACTTCCCGGCTATGATCACTTTGTGTGATCGTGGCTAATTTTAGAGTTAATACTTCAATATGAAAGTCAaccaaaacacaaaattgaccTTTCTTGAGTAACTCATCCAGACTTCCTATGACATGTAGAGAGGAAATTGAAACTTACACCCAAATTGActcgaaaataaaatttttgaattctttCCTCTCCTCAGCGTATTGGCCTTCATGTTCTTCACTAGAAATACTTCTTGAACTCCCGGGAAGTGATTGGGTTGGttcaaatggaaaattttgcGCGTAGATACGAATAGAATTTTTTAGCTTCTTTCCTACTCCTTTAATGGCGGCTTTGGATATGATGAGTTGGGCCTTCTAGATTCAGCAGCTGGATGCAAAGATATCAAAGATTTGCGCTCAGGATTGTCGAAAATTCTAGATTCAGGCAATGGCATTCTCGTAATTAATTCAAACTTCATGggtattttagtattttagtcctttatctttcaaattttatttaaaataatctaaaaaaatttcttaagtCAATTTCCCCTTCTTAAACTTTTTGTGATtctttttaaactaaaaatccTTAAAGCCCAAGAAAAATACGAAAAATGTCTATTAGCCCATTTTCCCTTCACATTTTCCTCTTCAAAGCTTACAAAGCTTATACTAATAAGATAAATAAGACAACATAAGAATGAGAATACAAATTGATGAGTGAGAATACGAATTGATGAGGAAATAATGAAGATTTGATTGATTCACCGGTTGAATTTTGACTCATTCTTATACTCTTATCAattgaaacacaaaaaatcTCAGTGGTCGTGCAAAGAAAATGTTCCCACGCCCAATTTGAGTAGATATCCTCTCAATTCTTCTAACATTATTGCCACAAACAT comes from the Cucurbita pepo subsp. pepo cultivar mu-cu-16 unplaced genomic scaffold, ASM280686v2 Cp4.1_scaffold000237, whole genome shotgun sequence genome and includes:
- the LOC111784582 gene encoding 60S ribosomal protein L26-1-like, with translation MKYNPRVSSSRRKSRKAHFSAPSSVRRVLMSAPLSGDLRSKYNVRSMPIRKDDEVQVLRGTYKGREGKVVQVYRRKWIIHIERITREKVNGSTVNVGINPSKVVITKLKLDKDRKSLLDRKAKGRASADKDKGTKFTAEDIMQSVD